A genomic stretch from Marinimicrobium sp. C6131 includes:
- a CDS encoding DUF5060 domain-containing protein, translating into MNRLSRLCLSALLLFTLVACATSSDQPSEASVRTWEMQQLVFHAENPYDNPYTEVDVWVQLKGPDFDKRVYGFWDGGNRFVVRLVATAPGDWSWEIGSNQPDDAGLNDRSGGFTARGWSEAEKRENPNRRGFVRVSDNGHALEYADGTPFFMVGDTWLAGSTWRLPFRNATTSDEYEPGPGIGFEDAVNYRKNQGFNSVSMISAFPNWEADLNPSTYADENGIYLRNAWEKFGYDVSDEQGTDASGGVSYWGTFTAKNMRDEYGHLPFAPSGQHPGVSDFNRLTPAYFQSLDKKMAHLSEVGFVPLLETVRRDVGPSWDAYFDFKESFARFAQYLIARYGAYNFVFSGIHLDWVPEDFSLTADQFNEALTYHLETYGRPPFGQIHTVLIDRATHTTLGSGDEVPWLDMHSVGNKPRDHRVGENLEAQFFLENPPKPTINFEPYYTGWLHEINKPGGEEPPPNSQRDNYFARAQMFGSVLSGGLAGHVHGTAAYDITTTGEPDGARPHIWDALRYQSANYMQHLESFMLSEGKRYQDLIPATADIAPRKAPNAPEDGLDGWSYMMRTAEADLAMLYFENASVAPTLSGFTPGASYALQWFDPITGEWLNRMSVMANESGEIEVAAFPAGSALAERDWALKLKRQ; encoded by the coding sequence ATGAACCGTCTTTCCCGCCTGTGCCTGTCGGCACTCCTGTTGTTCACTCTGGTGGCCTGTGCCACGTCCTCCGATCAGCCCAGTGAGGCCAGTGTTCGCACCTGGGAGATGCAGCAGCTCGTCTTCCACGCCGAAAACCCCTACGACAACCCCTACACCGAGGTGGACGTCTGGGTGCAGCTCAAGGGGCCCGATTTCGACAAGCGGGTGTACGGCTTCTGGGATGGCGGCAACCGCTTTGTGGTGCGTCTGGTGGCCACGGCGCCGGGGGACTGGTCCTGGGAAATCGGTTCAAATCAGCCCGATGACGCCGGCCTGAACGATCGCAGCGGCGGATTTACCGCCCGTGGCTGGAGCGAGGCGGAAAAACGCGAGAATCCCAATCGGCGCGGGTTTGTGCGGGTCAGCGACAATGGCCACGCCCTGGAATACGCCGACGGCACGCCGTTTTTTATGGTGGGCGACACCTGGTTGGCGGGGTCGACCTGGCGGCTGCCGTTCCGCAACGCCACTACGTCCGATGAGTACGAGCCCGGTCCCGGTATCGGTTTTGAGGATGCGGTCAACTACCGCAAGAACCAGGGGTTCAACTCCGTCAGCATGATCTCGGCGTTCCCCAACTGGGAGGCGGACCTGAACCCGAGCACCTACGCCGATGAGAACGGCATTTACCTGCGCAACGCCTGGGAGAAATTCGGCTACGATGTGTCCGATGAGCAGGGCACTGATGCGTCGGGTGGCGTGAGTTACTGGGGCACCTTCACCGCCAAGAATATGCGGGATGAGTACGGTCATCTGCCGTTTGCACCCTCCGGTCAGCACCCGGGGGTGTCGGACTTCAATCGTCTGACGCCGGCCTATTTCCAGAGCCTGGATAAAAAAATGGCCCACCTGTCCGAGGTGGGTTTTGTGCCGCTGCTGGAAACCGTGCGCCGGGATGTCGGCCCCTCCTGGGATGCCTATTTTGATTTCAAAGAGAGTTTTGCCCGCTTCGCGCAGTATCTGATCGCCCGCTATGGGGCCTACAATTTTGTGTTCAGCGGCATTCACCTGGATTGGGTGCCGGAAGATTTCAGTCTGACTGCCGATCAGTTTAACGAGGCACTGACTTATCATCTGGAGACCTATGGTCGCCCGCCCTTTGGTCAGATTCACACTGTGCTGATCGACCGGGCCACCCATACCACTCTGGGCTCCGGTGATGAGGTGCCCTGGCTGGATATGCACAGCGTGGGCAACAAGCCCCGGGATCATCGCGTTGGAGAAAACCTGGAGGCACAGTTCTTCCTGGAAAATCCGCCCAAACCGACCATCAATTTCGAACCCTATTACACGGGCTGGTTGCACGAAATCAACAAGCCCGGTGGGGAGGAGCCTCCGCCCAACTCGCAACGGGACAACTACTTTGCCCGCGCCCAGATGTTCGGTTCGGTGCTGTCCGGTGGTTTGGCTGGGCACGTGCACGGCACCGCCGCCTACGATATCACCACCACAGGCGAGCCCGATGGGGCGCGGCCGCATATCTGGGATGCGCTGCGCTATCAGTCAGCGAATTATATGCAGCACCTGGAAAGCTTCATGCTCTCCGAAGGCAAGCGCTATCAGGATCTGATCCCCGCCACCGCCGACATCGCACCGCGTAAAGCACCCAATGCGCCGGAGGATGGTCTGGACGGATGGTCTTATATGATGCGCACCGCCGAGGCAGATCTGGCGATGCTGTATTTTGAGAATGCCTCGGTGGCGCCGACCTTGAGCGGTTTCACGCCCGGTGCGTCTTATGCCCTGCAGTGGTTTGACCCGATCACTGGTGAGTGGCTGAACCGGATGTCTGTGATGGCGAATGAATCGGGTGAAATTGAGGTTGCCGCCTTCCCCGCCGGTTCGGCTCTGGCGGAGCGGGACTGGGCGTTGAAGTTGAAGCGCCAATAG
- the pelA gene encoding pectate lyase has protein sequence MITKPFTLAVIMSGLLVACGSSDSVPNNTPSSSSSSVSSSASDSSQSSSEDSGGDGNSLTIQEYDPGFCQLDGTVDSDNEGFTGPGFANTDNAPDSAITYRITVPDAGHFALEVRYASLNTRPGDLHVNGAVAGTFGFATTGAWTSWTTESQTVELNAGENSIALIATSMDGLPNVDSLTVVGTSPSAVECDSNSGADGNLLPQDGNPVHSRFNNARFAWSQDKADIILSYQYDHGGWPKNQPYETEGSGGNDLGTIDNGATVTEMIYLAQMYKDTGETRYRDAVRKAMDYLLEAQYSSGGWPQYYPLRGGYSDHVTFNDNAMTRVLTALHHASLGNAPFDTDLFTDSDRAAMQFAIGRGVDYILQAQWEQDGELTVWCAQHGKDDYLPKPARAYELESLSGSESVEVIAFLMTQPQTPAVESAVKAAIAWFRSPDTYLADHRYNSSVEEKIVYSEGDRMWYRFYDLDTNEGFFSDRDGGKYYDIMEISAERRNGYSWGGNYGEKIIAYADRVGY, from the coding sequence ATGATCACAAAACCTTTCACCCTTGCGGTGATAATGAGCGGCCTTCTGGTCGCCTGCGGCAGCTCGGATTCCGTGCCGAACAATACCCCGTCCAGTTCCAGTAGCTCGGTCTCATCCAGCGCGTCCGATTCGTCCCAGTCCTCCAGCGAGGACTCTGGGGGAGATGGAAACAGTCTGACCATTCAAGAGTACGACCCCGGCTTCTGCCAGCTCGACGGCACGGTGGACAGTGACAACGAAGGTTTCACCGGCCCGGGCTTCGCCAACACCGACAACGCACCGGACAGTGCCATCACCTACCGGATCACGGTGCCCGATGCGGGTCATTTTGCCCTGGAGGTGCGATACGCCTCGCTCAACACGCGTCCCGGCGACCTTCACGTGAATGGCGCCGTCGCGGGCACGTTTGGGTTTGCCACCACCGGAGCCTGGACCAGTTGGACCACCGAGTCTCAAACCGTGGAACTCAACGCCGGCGAGAATTCGATCGCGCTGATCGCCACCAGCATGGATGGCCTGCCCAATGTGGATTCCCTGACCGTGGTCGGCACCAGCCCGAGTGCAGTGGAGTGCGACTCCAACAGCGGCGCGGACGGCAATCTTCTGCCCCAGGATGGTAACCCGGTGCACAGCCGGTTCAACAACGCCCGTTTCGCCTGGAGTCAGGATAAAGCGGACATCATTCTGTCGTATCAGTACGATCATGGCGGCTGGCCCAAAAACCAGCCCTATGAGACCGAAGGCAGCGGCGGGAACGACCTGGGCACCATCGATAACGGTGCCACCGTGACCGAGATGATTTACCTCGCCCAGATGTACAAAGACACCGGAGAAACCCGGTACCGGGATGCCGTGCGCAAGGCCATGGATTACCTTCTGGAGGCGCAGTACAGCTCTGGAGGCTGGCCACAATACTACCCCCTGCGCGGTGGCTATTCGGACCACGTCACTTTCAACGATAACGCCATGACCCGGGTACTCACCGCACTGCACCATGCCAGCCTCGGGAATGCCCCGTTTGACACCGACCTGTTTACCGACAGCGACCGCGCCGCCATGCAGTTTGCCATCGGCCGGGGGGTGGATTACATACTGCAGGCACAGTGGGAACAGGACGGCGAGCTGACCGTCTGGTGTGCCCAGCACGGTAAAGACGACTACCTGCCCAAGCCCGCGCGCGCCTATGAGCTGGAATCCCTGAGCGGCAGCGAGTCGGTGGAAGTCATCGCGTTTTTGATGACCCAGCCGCAAACACCCGCCGTGGAGTCAGCCGTGAAGGCAGCCATTGCCTGGTTCCGCAGTCCGGACACCTATCTCGCGGACCACCGATACAACAGTTCGGTGGAAGAGAAGATTGTCTACAGCGAAGGCGACCGGATGTGGTATCGCTTCTATGACCTTGACACCAACGAAGGCTTCTTCAGTGACCGGGATGGCGGTAAATATTACGACATCATGGAGATTTCTGCGGAGCGTCGTAACGGCTACAGTTGGGGCGGAAACTACGGAGAAAAAATCATTGCCTACGCGGATCGGGTCGGCTATTAA
- a CDS encoding IS110 family transposase: protein MRKYNYRAQNFQKVNWDQLREQTAGERLILAIDVAKKDFYVALMKPDRTVLKTIRWEHPQQSPALLRELANLKAQRLEAVMEPTGTYGDALRYQLRALGAEIYRVSPKRVHDAAEVYDGVPSLHDAKAAYLIGRLHLDGISQRWREPSEARRALRALLNRLEQVQERHQRALNRLEALLARHWPEALCWLTLQSASLLHLLAEYGDPVRVTAQPEQADRLLRRVGGHMLKTSKREGLLRSAATTLGVPVVETEHELIRALAQEMLDTRAQSRELERALSEHVEHTRELAWMAEALGHNSAVVLYCALGSANDYPRAASYLKAAGLNLKERSSGKHKGQLKLTKRGPGVVRHYLYFAALRLIRQSGPARAWYDAKLARHRGPKGKLIIALMRKLAKALWHVAQGKRFDPAKLFAEPPRAEVA, encoded by the coding sequence ATGCGCAAGTATAACTATCGTGCCCAAAATTTCCAGAAGGTGAACTGGGATCAACTGCGTGAGCAGACGGCGGGCGAGCGGTTGATTCTGGCGATTGATGTGGCCAAGAAGGACTTCTACGTGGCGCTGATGAAGCCGGACCGGACGGTTCTGAAGACCATCCGCTGGGAGCATCCGCAACAGAGCCCGGCCCTGCTGCGGGAACTGGCGAACCTCAAGGCTCAGCGCCTGGAGGCGGTCATGGAGCCGACCGGTACCTATGGCGACGCCTTGCGCTACCAGTTGAGAGCTCTGGGTGCCGAAATCTACCGGGTCAGCCCCAAGCGGGTGCACGACGCCGCTGAAGTGTATGACGGGGTCCCGAGCCTGCACGACGCCAAGGCGGCTTACCTGATCGGCCGGCTGCACCTGGATGGCATCAGTCAGCGCTGGCGCGAGCCGAGTGAAGCGCGTCGAGCTCTGCGAGCCTTACTGAATCGGCTGGAGCAGGTACAGGAGCGCCACCAGCGGGCACTGAATCGGCTCGAAGCGTTGTTGGCCCGGCACTGGCCGGAGGCGCTGTGCTGGCTGACATTGCAGAGCGCCAGCTTGCTGCACCTGCTGGCCGAGTACGGCGACCCGGTTCGGGTGACGGCACAGCCGGAGCAGGCGGACCGACTGCTGCGCCGAGTCGGTGGGCACATGCTTAAGACGTCCAAGCGCGAAGGCCTGCTGCGCAGTGCCGCCACGACCTTGGGCGTGCCGGTGGTCGAGACCGAACACGAACTCATCCGGGCCCTGGCCCAGGAGATGCTGGACACACGGGCGCAGTCCCGCGAGCTGGAGCGAGCGCTGTCCGAGCACGTCGAGCACACCCGGGAGCTGGCCTGGATGGCCGAGGCACTGGGCCATAACAGCGCGGTGGTGCTTTACTGTGCCCTGGGTTCGGCCAATGACTACCCGCGTGCGGCCAGCTATCTGAAAGCGGCGGGGCTGAACCTCAAAGAGCGCTCCAGCGGCAAACACAAAGGGCAGCTGAAGCTGACCAAGCGAGGGCCCGGGGTGGTGCGCCACTACCTGTACTTCGCCGCCCTTCGCCTGATACGTCAATCAGGCCCGGCCAGAGCCTGGTATGACGCCAAGCTGGCCCGACACCGAGGCCCCAAGGGCAAACTGATCATCGCGCTGATGCGCAAGCTGGCCAAGGCGCTGTGGCATGTGGCTCAAGGCAAGCGGTTCGATCCGGCCAAGCTCTTTGCCGAGCCACCCCGGGCCGAAGTGGCATAA
- a CDS encoding DUF1244 domain-containing protein, translating to MTLDPNIQTELEAAAFRRLLNHLDERKDVQNIDLMELAGFCRNCLSKWYMEAAQERGLDVDKDTAREMVYGMPYEEWKARYQTPR from the coding sequence ATGACCTTAGACCCTAACATCCAAACCGAACTCGAAGCGGCGGCCTTTCGGCGCCTGCTCAACCATCTGGATGAACGCAAGGATGTGCAGAATATCGATCTGATGGAGCTGGCCGGCTTCTGCCGCAATTGCCTGAGCAAGTGGTATATGGAGGCGGCCCAGGAGCGTGGCCTGGACGTGGACAAGGACACGGCGCGGGAAATGGTCTACGGCATGCCCTACGAGGAGTGGAAGGCCCGCTATCAGACACCCCGCTGA
- a CDS encoding GGDEF domain-containing protein produces MELKGVSSGLIVRAWLVPCCLALVCWVFSADAVAQGEDALKDVAVQLKWRHQFQFAGYYAAIEQGYYKEAGLNVTLHERTISRSPIDQLMGGRVEFAVADTGALIYRASGVPLVALAAIFQSSPSVLMTLSDDSIHSILDLKDQPVMLSGGYMNAELIAMLANAGMAVDDVQVVPSETSVNGLISREVAAYNGYLTNEPYLLTQRGLPFQVFRPSDYGIDFYGDILLTTETMVQTAPDVTRNFLEATRRGWDYAMTHPEEIVDLILRDYNTTGKSREHLLFEAAASKPLILHTVVPVGYMNKERWQHIESVFRSQGLLSGTVDLNAFIYSDARGNLFDELFWSHRWYWLLGLVSLVGLTLLLHAQRLKAEVAVRTRQLSDAKQQAEQEARTDYLTNLPNRRHFLEGLTRYAAQSERHDLSLSLIMIDIDYFKKVNDQYGHAAGDEALRQVSLLLKGAVRTGDMAARMGGEEFAIVCLNNDAQEAVALAERLRRDMANRPVTFDGAVFGLTVSIGIAVYEKGDGIQSLLQKADMALYRAKASGRNRVQPWLEDKDSSSRCTD; encoded by the coding sequence ATGGAACTGAAGGGTGTTTCTTCAGGGTTGATCGTTCGAGCCTGGTTGGTGCCGTGTTGTCTGGCTCTGGTGTGCTGGGTCTTTTCCGCTGACGCTGTGGCGCAGGGGGAAGACGCGCTGAAGGATGTGGCGGTTCAACTGAAATGGAGGCACCAGTTTCAATTTGCGGGATACTATGCCGCGATTGAGCAAGGTTACTACAAGGAGGCAGGGCTGAACGTTACCCTCCATGAGCGCACGATAAGTCGTTCACCCATCGACCAGTTAATGGGTGGACGAGTCGAGTTTGCGGTTGCCGACACAGGGGCGTTGATCTACCGCGCTTCGGGGGTGCCGTTGGTGGCGCTGGCTGCTATTTTTCAGTCATCGCCCTCGGTGTTGATGACCTTGTCGGATGATTCAATTCACTCCATCCTCGACCTGAAGGACCAACCCGTGATGCTCAGCGGCGGCTATATGAACGCGGAGCTGATCGCCATGCTGGCCAACGCCGGTATGGCAGTGGACGATGTGCAGGTCGTGCCGAGTGAAACGTCCGTGAACGGGCTGATTTCCCGTGAGGTTGCGGCCTACAATGGGTATTTGACGAACGAACCCTATTTGTTGACTCAGCGCGGCCTTCCGTTTCAGGTGTTTCGTCCGAGCGATTACGGCATCGATTTTTATGGCGATATTCTGTTGACCACGGAAACGATGGTTCAGACGGCCCCTGATGTGACCCGGAATTTTCTTGAAGCGACTCGACGCGGTTGGGACTATGCGATGACACACCCGGAGGAAATCGTGGATCTCATCCTGCGGGATTACAACACCACGGGTAAGAGCCGGGAGCACTTATTGTTCGAGGCTGCGGCGTCAAAACCATTGATACTGCATACGGTCGTTCCCGTTGGTTACATGAATAAGGAGCGTTGGCAGCACATTGAGTCGGTTTTTCGCAGTCAGGGACTGCTTTCGGGTACGGTGGACCTGAATGCGTTCATTTATAGCGACGCCCGGGGAAACCTGTTCGATGAGCTGTTCTGGTCTCACCGTTGGTATTGGTTGCTGGGTCTGGTTTCGTTGGTCGGTCTGACGTTGCTGTTGCACGCTCAGCGATTGAAGGCTGAAGTGGCGGTTCGCACGCGCCAACTCAGTGATGCGAAACAGCAGGCGGAGCAGGAAGCGAGAACCGACTACCTTACCAATCTGCCTAACCGTCGTCATTTCCTCGAGGGGCTGACCCGTTACGCGGCCCAATCCGAGCGGCATGACCTGTCACTGTCGCTGATCATGATTGACATCGATTACTTTAAAAAGGTCAACGATCAGTACGGTCATGCTGCTGGTGATGAAGCGCTACGCCAGGTGAGTTTGTTGTTGAAGGGGGCGGTTCGCACCGGTGATATGGCTGCGCGCATGGGGGGAGAAGAGTTTGCGATCGTCTGCCTGAACAACGATGCGCAGGAAGCCGTAGCACTCGCAGAGCGGCTGCGCCGGGACATGGCGAACCGGCCTGTGACCTTTGATGGCGCTGTGTTCGGGTTGACTGTCAGTATCGGTATCGCCGTGTATGAGAAAGGCGATGGCATTCAATCGTTATTGCAAAAAGCGGACATGGCGCTGTACCGCGCCAAAGCCAGTGGCCGGAATCGGGTGCAACCCTGGCTGGAGGATAAGGACTCATCGTCCCGCTGCACGGATTGA
- a CDS encoding TPR end-of-group domain-containing protein gives MGFLSGLPLIGISSENPGFPDMASGAVRASGMEMHRLLCPTCGQISAIYYVPNRDSFFLHTDQGDIWQINAQGYLVDVVRGPGADNQAGTEDSLRLSDAVMAPGFTWADRDGPLYLESFHREGRQRRPFLDFNGHGWSGVYGQGRFVLRHQGAELRFSAYHGRHSSGGERSRLSLFRLNASGHGDAEKLAFLVVRPIPYDRNFQQLGVYLVRPHPAAAPPVQSERYQQLNQYHELSLKFEGFDRHPGQLSRIVYVNGRSEEFDSSPLNQTHAAARRPAPLSFLFSHKLPGKKSEHYDYLELNGTFYELGDNPEKFSAVVTMEEQEVLAALSKLNALRSTTGPITLLFTAETMSEGPSYHVYLQRGDVKEPMKNARLSEREVATFISDKLNQRYDQERINQAYDEVLSGSISQTQFMSTVEEVATRSYLEPFDVSRPVVRLIVVRLEERDGARAADLYTSYIKRVYPHLGPHHKMTDVASMALVVSLVYNKPDVAESAINTLLGGAEMNMEELQNETLLYNLACYYARHGDKPKLLEAAELAVSQGKTADQFLNDSDFTDYRTDPDFLEAIGAEF, from the coding sequence ATGGGATTTCTGAGCGGTTTGCCATTGATCGGCATTTCCAGTGAGAACCCCGGTTTTCCAGATATGGCCTCAGGAGCGGTTCGAGCATCGGGTATGGAGATGCACCGGTTGCTCTGTCCTACCTGTGGCCAGATAAGCGCCATCTACTATGTTCCAAACCGCGACAGTTTCTTCTTGCATACCGATCAGGGAGATATCTGGCAGATCAACGCCCAAGGGTATCTGGTGGATGTGGTGCGTGGGCCTGGCGCGGACAATCAGGCTGGCACCGAAGACTCGCTGCGTCTGTCCGATGCTGTAATGGCGCCTGGCTTTACGTGGGCAGACCGCGACGGCCCCCTTTACTTGGAGAGCTTCCATCGTGAAGGCCGGCAAAGAAGGCCATTTCTGGACTTCAATGGGCATGGTTGGAGTGGCGTTTATGGTCAGGGACGTTTCGTGCTCAGGCATCAGGGGGCAGAGCTGCGCTTCAGCGCCTATCACGGTCGGCATTCCAGTGGCGGTGAGCGCTCACGCCTGAGTTTGTTTCGGCTGAATGCATCAGGGCATGGTGACGCTGAAAAGTTGGCTTTTCTGGTGGTTCGTCCCATTCCTTACGATCGCAACTTTCAGCAATTGGGTGTCTATCTGGTTCGGCCTCACCCAGCGGCTGCCCCACCCGTTCAATCCGAGCGTTACCAACAACTCAACCAGTATCACGAGTTATCTTTGAAGTTTGAGGGGTTCGATCGTCACCCCGGACAGCTATCAAGGATCGTCTATGTTAATGGCAGGAGTGAGGAGTTTGACTCCTCGCCTTTGAATCAGACCCATGCGGCAGCCCGCCGTCCAGCGCCATTAAGCTTCCTGTTCTCGCATAAGCTGCCTGGTAAAAAGAGCGAGCACTATGACTATCTTGAGCTCAATGGCACTTTCTATGAGCTGGGCGACAATCCAGAAAAGTTTTCAGCCGTCGTCACCATGGAGGAGCAGGAGGTCCTCGCCGCTCTCTCAAAACTTAACGCTTTGCGCTCTACGACCGGTCCGATTACGCTGCTATTTACTGCAGAGACAATGAGTGAAGGCCCTTCCTATCACGTCTATTTACAGCGCGGTGATGTGAAGGAACCCATGAAAAATGCCCGGCTTTCTGAGCGAGAAGTCGCGACTTTCATCTCGGACAAGCTGAATCAGCGCTACGATCAAGAGCGAATCAATCAGGCGTATGATGAGGTTCTCTCAGGATCGATTTCGCAGACTCAGTTCATGTCGACTGTCGAAGAGGTGGCGACGCGCTCGTACCTTGAGCCGTTTGATGTGTCCAGGCCGGTGGTCCGGTTGATCGTGGTGCGCCTTGAGGAGCGGGATGGAGCTCGGGCAGCAGATTTGTATACGTCCTACATCAAAAGGGTTTACCCGCACTTGGGCCCTCACCATAAAATGACGGATGTCGCCAGTATGGCGCTGGTGGTCAGCTTGGTGTACAACAAGCCCGACGTTGCAGAATCGGCCATCAACACATTGCTGGGCGGGGCTGAGATGAATATGGAAGAGCTCCAGAATGAAACGCTGCTTTACAACCTGGCCTGCTATTACGCCCGTCATGGCGATAAGCCGAAACTGCTCGAAGCGGCCGAACTGGCCGTATCACAGGGTAAGACGGCAGATCAGTTTCTGAATGACAGTGACTTCACTGATTATAGAACTGACCCGGACTTTCTTGAAGCAATCGGCGCTGAGTTCTGA
- a CDS encoding DODA-type extradiol aromatic ring-opening family dioxygenase gives MATKPDILYISHGGGPLPLLGDPAHSELVTQLTSLGQRLPRPSAIIVVSAHWEAPVATVTSGAQPPLIYDYSGFPPESYEIQYPAPGAPELATRVSQALSRAGLDAVQDPKRGFDHGLFVPLKLLYPEADIPCIQLSLLKSLDPTAHIALGRALQSLEWDNLLVIGSGFSFHNMKAFFEPVTAQSDARNKVFEDWLTDTLINPALSETERSRQLASWSAAPEARYCHPREEHLLPLHVCYGLAQRPADEHESIRVLGKRAGMFYWRGSR, from the coding sequence ATGGCCACCAAGCCCGACATTCTCTATATCTCCCACGGCGGCGGCCCCCTGCCGCTGCTGGGGGACCCGGCGCACAGCGAGCTGGTGACCCAACTGACCTCACTGGGTCAACGCCTGCCCCGGCCCTCGGCGATTATCGTGGTCAGCGCCCACTGGGAAGCGCCCGTCGCCACCGTCACCAGCGGTGCCCAGCCGCCGCTGATTTACGACTACTCCGGCTTTCCGCCCGAGTCGTACGAGATTCAGTACCCCGCCCCCGGCGCGCCGGAATTGGCCACTCGGGTCAGTCAGGCGCTCAGCCGGGCGGGACTGGACGCCGTGCAGGACCCGAAACGGGGTTTCGATCACGGGCTGTTTGTGCCCCTCAAGCTCCTGTACCCCGAGGCGGACATTCCCTGCATCCAACTGTCGCTGCTGAAGTCCCTGGACCCGACGGCCCACATCGCGCTGGGCCGGGCGTTGCAGAGCCTGGAGTGGGACAACCTGCTGGTGATCGGCTCGGGCTTTTCCTTTCACAACATGAAGGCTTTTTTTGAGCCAGTCACGGCGCAGAGCGATGCGCGCAATAAAGTCTTTGAGGACTGGTTGACCGATACCCTGATCAACCCGGCTCTGAGCGAGACCGAGCGGTCCAGGCAACTGGCAAGCTGGAGCGCGGCTCCGGAAGCCCGCTACTGCCACCCCCGCGAGGAACACCTGCTGCCCCTGCACGTTTGCTACGGTCTGGCGCAGCGGCCGGCGGATGAGCATGAATCGATCCGGGTGCTGGGCAAGCGGGCCGGTATGTTTTATTGGCGGGGGAGTCGATAA